A stretch of Saccharomyces cerevisiae S288C chromosome IV, complete sequence DNA encodes these proteins:
- the SLX5 gene encoding SUMO-targeted ubiquitin ligase complex subunit SLX5 (Subunit of the Slx5-Slx8 SUMO-targeted Ub ligase (STUbL) complex; role in Ub-mediated degradation of histone variant Cse4p preventing mislocalization to euchromatin; role in proteolysis of spindle positioning protein Kar9p, and DNA repair proteins Rad52p and Rad57p; forms SUMO-dependent nuclear foci, including DNA repair centers; contains a RING domain and two SIM motifs; associates with the centromere; required for maintenance of genome integrity like human ortholog RNF4): MHSDTNGRTKSNNSPSDNNPNETVILIDSDKEEDASIREANLPVRLYPDRRVGRRRDALNRFVRSDSRSRNSQRTHITASSERPDFQANNDDITIIREVGRFFGDDGPIDPSAHYVDLDQEPGSETLETPRTIQVDNTNGYLNDNGNNNESDDGLTIVEERTTRPRVTLNLPGGERLEVTATTTDIPIRRSFEFQEDLGASRRQLLRRSATRARNLFVDRSDENDEDWTDDTHNLPEAIQRARRESRMRMSRRIAERQRRVQQQRVSSDENISTSIRLQSIRERIQSYTPDIRSAFHRAESLHEFRSILQNVAPITLQECEEELMALFTEFRNQLLQNWAIDRVRNTQEEALRLHREALERQERTAGRVFHRGTLRESITNYLNFNGEDGFLSRLWSGPALSDADEERHTQNIIDMIQEREERERDVVMKNLMNKTRAQQEEFEARAASLPEGYSASFDTTPKMKLDITKNGKEETIIVTDDDLAKTLEDIPVCCLCGAELGVGIPDDFTGISQKDRGVSFEGLVSKYKFHCPYQTLARPSMLDRDLSKRTFIASCGHAFCGRCFARIDNAKKKSKMPKKKLAQLKGSAHPDNYGPKLCPADSCKKLIRSRGRLKEVYF; the protein is encoded by the coding sequence ATGCATAGCGATACTAACGGTCGAACAAAGAGCAATAATAGCCCATCAGACAATAATCCAAATGAGACAGTTATATTAATAGATAGTGATAAGGAAGAAGACGCTTCTATTCGCGAGGCTAACCTTCCTGTGAGGTTGTACCCAGACAGACGGGTAGGGAGACGACGTGATGCTTTAAATAGGTTTGTGAGGTCAGATTCAAGGAGCAGGAATTCTCAACGGACTCACATAACAGCAAGCTCTGAGCGCCCTGATTTTCAAGCTAATAACGACGATATCACTATAATACGAGAAGTTGGACGGTTTTTTGGAGACGATGGACCTATTGATCCTTCTGCACATTACGTCGATCTTGATCAGGAGCCAGGTTCTGAAACGTTAGAAACTCCAAGAACAATACAAGTAGATAACACAAACGGGTACTTGAATGATAATGGTAATAACAATGAAAGTGATGATGGCCTGACAATAGTTGAAGAGAGAACAACACGACCCAGAGTGACACTGAACCTGCCAGGCGGGGAGAGGCTTGAGGTAACTGCGACGACAACAGACATACCGATAAGAAGGTCATTTGAATTCCAAGAAGATCTAGGCGCATCACGCAGGCAGTTACTGAGAAGGAGTGCTACAAGAGCCCGTAATTTATTTGTGGACCGGTCTGATGAAAACGATGAAGATTGGACAGATGATACCCATAATTTACCAGAAGCTATTCAAAGGGCTCGTAGGGAGAGCCGTATGCGAATGAGCAGACGGATTGCAGAAAGACAACGTAGGGTACAACAGCAAAGGGTGTCCAGTGACGAAAATATAAGTACATCTATTAGGTTACAATCAATCAGGGAACGAATACAATCATATACGCCTGATATTCGTAGTGCTTTTCATCGTGCAGAGTCACTGCATGAATTCAGGTctattttacaaaatgTTGCTCCAATTACTTTGCAAGAAtgtgaagaagaactaaTGGCACTCTTCACTGAGTTCAGAAATCAACTGCTGCAGAATTGGGCCATTGATAGGGTCAGAAATACTCAGGAAGAGGCCTTGAGACTTCACCGAGAAGCATTGGAAAGACAAGAAAGAACGGCAGGAAGAGTTTTCCATCGTGGCACATTACGTGAATCAATCACAAACTATCTTAATTTCAATGGAGAGGATGGGTTCTTAAGTCGTTTGTGGAGTGGCCCAGCATTGAGCGATGCTGACGAGGAACGACACACTCAAAATATCATTGATATGATCCAAGAGAGAGAAGAACGAGAGCGGGATGTGGTCATGAAGAATCTAATGAACAAAACCAGAGCCCAACAGGAAGAATTCGAAGCTAGGGCAGCCAGCCTACCCGAAGGTTATAGCGCGTCATTTGATACTACGccaaaaatgaaattagACATTACGAAAAATGGTAAAGAAGAAACCATCATTGTGACAGATGACGATTTAGCAAAAACACTCGAGGATATTCCTGTTTGTTGCTTGTGTGGCGCAGAATTGGGGGTCGGAATACCGGATGATTTTACTGGAATCAGTCAAAAGGATCGTGGTGTTTCATTTGAAGGGTTAGTGTCAAAATACAAATTCCACTGCCCCTACCAAACCCTAGCCAGACCATCAATGCTTGATAGAGATTTATCAAAACGAACGTTTATTGCATCGTGTGGTCATGCATTTTGTGGTAGGTGTTTCGCCAGGATTGacaatgcaaaaaaaaaatctaagatgcccaaaaagaaactagCTCAACTAAAGGGTTCGGCTCATCCGGATAATTATGGCCCCAAATTATGTCCCGCAGATTCTTGTAAGAAGCTTATTCGTTCAAGAGGCAGGTTGAAGGAGGTTTACTTCTAG
- a CDS encoding uncharacterized protein (Tail-anchored plasma membrane protein with a conserved CYSTM module; possibly involved in response to stress; may contribute to non-homologous end-joining (NHEJ) based on ydl012c htz1 double null phenotype; YDL012C has a paralog, YBR016W, that arose from the whole genome duplication), producing the protein MSAQDYYGNSASKQSYSRPSAPPPGYETASRGYAPSQSQQNYYPPQQQQQQYQQQPQYYQQQQPQYYQQHPQQPIYVQQQPASSGNEDCLAGCLAGLCLCCTLDMLF; encoded by the exons ATGTCAGCTCAAGATTATTACGGAAACTCTGCCTCCAAACAAAGC TATTCTCGTCCTAGCGCTCCACCACCAGGATATGAAACGGCGTCTAGAGGTTACGCTCCATCGCAAAGCCAACAGAACTATTATCCACctcaacagcagcagcagcagtaTCAGCAACAACCTCAATACTATCAGCAACAGCAGCCCCAATATTACCAACAACACCCACAGCAGCCCATTTATGTCCAACAACAACCGGCCAGTTCTGGAAATGAAGACTGTCTAGCGGGCTGTCTAGCGGGTTTATGTTTATGCTGTACTTTGGATATGCTGTTTTAG
- the GRX6 gene encoding glutathione-disulfide reductase GRX6 (Cis-Golgi localized monothiol glutaredoxin, binds Fe-S cluster; more similar in activity to dithiol than other monothiol glutaredoxins; involved in the oxidative stress response; GRX6 has a paralog, GRX7, that arose from the whole genome duplication) translates to MIPSNKRNARILSITTLLLLLVFFVAQNANFLTVEIKEETSKAFSTNMDNMAGGSSREYAAMPTSTTNKGSSEVDEEINEIKQKVGLQQPIASVDDSLSAIKNDKGSRITKAFNVQKEYSLILDLSPIIIFSKSTCSYSKGMKELLENEYQFIPNYYIIELDKHGHGEELQEYIKLVTGRGTVPNLLVNGVSRGGNEEIKKLHTQGKLLESLQVWSDGKFSVEQREKPSNN, encoded by the coding sequence ATGATACCTTCCAATAAGAGAAATGCTAGAATTTTAAGCATTACAACgctattattgttgttagtGTTTTTCGTAGCGCAAAATGCGAACTTCTTGACGGTAGAGATAAAAGAGGAAACTTCTAAAGCATTTAGTACTAATATGGACAATATGGCTGGAGGATCTTCCAGGGAATATGCTGCTATGCCGACTTCTACCACGAATAAGGGGAGCTCTGAAGTAGACgaagaaattaatgaaataaaaCAGAAGGTGGGACTCCAACAGCCCATAGCATCGGTTGATGATAGTTTGTCGGCCATTAAAAACGATAAAGGGTCGCGAATAACCAAAGCTTTTaatgttcaaaaagaatactCCCTCATACTAGACTTGTCTCCGATTATAATATTTAGTAAAAGCACCTGTTCATATAGCAAGGGCATGAAGGAACTGCTTGAAAATGAGTATCAGTTTATCCCAaactactatattataGAACTTGACAAACATGGACATGGGGAAGAGCTGCAAGAATATATCAAGTTGGTGACCGGTAGAGGAACTGTTCCAAACCTTTTGGTTAATGGAGTATCAAGAGGAggtaatgaagaaatcaagaaaCTGCACACTCAAGGGAAACTTTTAGAATCATTACAAGTCTGGAGTGATGGTAAATTCTCGGTTGAGCAACGTGAAAAACCTTCCAATAATTGA
- a CDS encoding uncharacterized protein (hypothetical protein; mRNA identified as translated by ribosome profiling data; SWAT-GFP and mCherry fusion proteins localize to the cytosol; partially overlaps the verified ORF YDL010W; YDL009C is not an essential gene), whose translation MKALSVLCFHNPFKRCLGQKSFFVGDSFFIPTPKRLVLGKLRLSNYTAFHDLIIHDLFIYIFILNFFFFPFCNNFNYWKVFHVAQPRIYHHSRLVMILKVSLECAVS comes from the coding sequence atgaAGGCATTAAGCGTTTTATGTTTTCACAACCCTTTTAAGAGATGTCTTGGACAAAAAAGCTTCTTCGTTGGTGATAGCTTCTTTATTCCAACTCCGAAACGCCTTGTGCTAGGAAAACTACGCCTTTCCAACTACACTGCATTTCACGACCTAATCATTCACGACCtctttatttatatatttattcttaattttttcttctttcctttttgtaACAATTTCAATTATTGGAAGGTTTTTCACGTTGCTCAACCGAGAATTTACCATCACTCCAGACTTGTAATGATTCTAAAAGTTTCCCTTGAGTGTGCAGtttcttga
- the APC11 gene encoding anaphase promoting complex subunit 11 (Catalytic core subunit, Anaphase-Promoting Complex/Cyclosome (APC/C); which is a ubiquitin-protein ligase required for degradation of anaphase inhibitors, including mitotic cyclins, during the metaphase/anaphase transition; contains a RING-H2 domain that is required for activity), whose product MKVKINEVHSVFAWSWHIPSTSDEDAANNDPIGNDEDEDVCGICRASYNGTCPSCKFPGDQCPLVIGLCHHNFHDHCIYRWLDTPTSKGLCPMCRQTFQLQKGLAINDAHVQKFVEIVSRRREEMIEEGVAEEFVDFDEPIRQNTDNPIGRQQVDTILDEDFLLR is encoded by the coding sequence atgaaaGTTAAAATAAACGAAGTGCACAGTGTGTTTGCTTGGTCATGGCACATCCCTAGCACATCTGATGAGGACGCAGCCAATAACGATCCAATTGgcaatgatgaagacgagGATGTCTGTGGTATCTGTCGTGCCAGTTATAACGGTACCTGTCCAAGCTGTAAATTTCCAGGCGATCAATGCCCTTTAGTGATTGGGCTATGTCATCATAACTTCCATGATCATTGTATATACCGTTGGCTTGATACACCAACCTCAAAAGGACTGTGTCCGATGTGTAGGCAAACTTTCCAGCTACAGAAGGGTCTAGCAATTAATGACGCTCATGTCCAAAAGTTCGTTGAAATAGtttcaagaagaagagaagaaatgaTAGAGGAGGGCGTCGCAGAAGAGTTTGTGGACTTTGATGAACCAATAAGGCAAAACACCGATAACCCAATCGGTAGACAGCAAGTTGATACCATCCTGGACGAAGACTTTTTGTTAcgataa
- a CDS encoding uncharacterized protein (hypothetical protein): MFLPIIFHTILTLLNFGKYYCLPIQEDDDKSGKEIEQILDNNIESLGLLLNSMSLSSNFTTGDPELDSLFQDDLIPELYSVLDGF, encoded by the coding sequence ATGTTCCTTCCTATAATTTTTCACACCATCCTAACCCTCCTGAACTTTGGTAAATATTACTGTTTACCTATTCAAGAAGACGATGATAAAtcaggaaaagaaattgaacaaatttTAGACAATAACATCGAGTCATTAGGACTACTACTAAATTCGATGTCCTTATCCTCGAACTTTACGACAGGCGATCCTGAACTAGATTCGCTCTTCCAAGATGATTTAATCCCCGAGTTATATAGTGTATTAGATGGCTTCTAA
- the RPT2 gene encoding proteasome regulatory particle base subunit RPT2 (ATPase of the 19S regulatory particle of the 26S proteasome; one of six ATPases of the regulatory particle; involved in the degradation of ubiquitinated substrates; required for normal peptide hydrolysis by the core 20S particle; N-myristoylation of Rpt2p at Gly2 is involved in regulating the proper intracellular distribution of proteasome activity by controlling the nuclear localization of the 26S proteasome) — translation MGQGVSSGQDKKKKKGSNQKPKYEPPVQSKFGRKKRKGGPATAEKLPNIYPSTRCKLKLLRMERIKDHLLLEEEFVSNSEILKPFEKKQEEEKKQLEEIRGNPLSIGTLEEIIDDDHAIVTSPTMPDYYVSILSFVDKELLEPGCSVLLHHKTMSIVGVLQDDADPMVSVMKMDKSPTESYSDIGGLESQIQEIKESVELPLTHPELYEEMGIKPPKGVILYGAPGTGKTLLAKAVANQTSATFLRIVGSELIQKYLGDGPRLCRQIFKVAGENAPSIVFIDEIDAIGTKRYDSNSGGEREIQRTMLELLNQLDGFDDRGDVKVIMATNKIETLDPALIRPGRIDRKILFENPDLSTKKKILGIHTSKMNLSEDVNLETLVTTKDDLSGADIQAMCTEAGLLALRERRMQVTAEDFKQAKERVMKNKVEENLEGLYL, via the coding sequence atgggACAAGGTGTATCATCTGGACaagacaaaaagaagaagaagggaTCTAATCAGAAACCCAAATATGAACCTCCCGTTCAATCTAAATTTGGTcgtaagaaaagaaagggaGGTCCAGCTACtgctgaaaaattacccAACATATATCCAAGTACTCGTTGTAAGTTAAAGCTTCTAAGGATGGAACGAATTAAAGACCATTTGTtattagaagaagaatttgtcTCTAACtctgaaattttaaaaccctttgaaaagaagcaggaggaggaaaagaaacaattggaagaaataCGTGGAAATCCATTGAGCATTGGGACCcttgaagaaattataGACGATGATCATGCGATAGTGACAAGTCCAACTATGCCTGATTATTATGTATCTATCTTATCCTTTGTCGATAAAGAGTTACTAGAGCCTGGATGTTCTGTGTTATTGCATCATAAAACCATGTCCATCGTAGGTGTTTTACAGGATGACGCCGATCCAATGGTTTCGGTCATGAAAATGGATAAGTCGCCAACAGAATCATACAGTGATATTGGTGGCTTAGAATCtcaaattcaagaaataaaagagtCTGTAGAGTTACCGTTAACACACCCCGAACTGTATGAAGAGATGGGTATCAAACCTCCCAAGGGTGTGATTCTTTATGGTGCACCCGGTACAGGTAAGACATTGCTAGCAAAGGCTGTTGCAAATCAAACATCTGCCACATTCTTAAGGATTGTTGGCTCAGAgttaattcaaaaatatttgggGGATGGTCCTAGGTTGTGTAGGcaaattttcaaagtaGCGGGTGAGAATGCACCAAGTATTGTatttattgatgaaataGACGCCATTGGTACTAAAAGATATGACTCCAATAGTGGTGGTGAGAGAGAAATTCAGAGAACCATGCTGGAATTGCTGAACCAGCTGGACGGGTTCGACGACAGAGGGGATGTGAAGGTGATTATGGCCACTAACAAAATCGAGACTCTTGACCCAGCATTAATCAGGCCTGGGAGAATTGATCGTAAAATCTTATTTGAAAACCCTGATCTAAGTactaagaaaaaaattttaggGATTCACACTTCCAAGATGAATTTAAGTGAGGACGTTAATCTTGAAACTTTAGTAACAACAAAGGATGATTTGTCAGGCGCCGATATCCAGGCAATGTGTACAGAAGCAGGTTTGTTAGCCCTTAGAGAGAGAAGAATGCAAGTTACAGCGGAGGATTTTAAACAAGCCAAGGAGAGAGtcatgaaaaataaagttgaGGAAAATTTAGAAGGTTTATACTTGTGA
- the PTC1 gene encoding type 2C protein phosphatase PTC1 (Type 2C protein phosphatase (PP2C); dephosphorylates Hog1p, inactivating the osmosensing MAPK cascade; involved in Fus3p activation during pheromone response; deletion affects precursor tRNA splicing, mitochondrial inheritance, and sporulation; involved in myosin-V dependent inheritance of mitochondria, peroxisomes, vacuoles and secretory vesicles; localizes to the nucleus, cytoplasm and peroxisomes): protein MSNHSEILERPETPYDITYRVGVAENKNSKFRRTMEDVHTYVKNFASRLDWGYFAVFDGHAGIQASKWCGKHLHTIIEQNILADETRDVRDVLNDSFLAIDEEINTKLVGNSGCTAAVCVLRWELPDSVSDDSMDLAQHQRKLYTANVGDSRIVLFRNGNSIRLTYDHKASDTLEMQRVEQAGGLIMKSRVNGMLAVTRSLGDKFFDSLVVGSPFTTSVEITSEDKFLILACDGLWDVIDDQDACELIKDITEPNEAAKVLVRYALENGTTDNVTVMVVFL, encoded by the coding sequence ATGAGTAATCATTCTGAAATCTTAGAAAGGCCAGAAACACCATATGACATAACTTATAGAGTAGGTGTGGcggaaaataaaaactcGAAATTTCGGAGGACAATGGAAGATGTTCATACGTATGTTAAAAACTTTGCTTCAAGATTAGATTGGGGATATTTCGCGGTGTTTGATGGACATGCTGGGATTCAGGCCTCCAAATGGTGTGGTAAACATCTTCATACAATTATAGAGCAAAACATTTTGGCAGATGAAACACGAGATGTTAGAGATGTATTGAACGATTCATTCCTAGCCATTGACGAAGAAATTAATACAAAACTTGTAGGAAATAGTGGATGTACTGCTGCTGTTTGCGTATTACGTTGGGAGCTTCCGGATTCAGTTTCTGATGATTCAATGGATTTAGCCCAACACCAAAGAAAGTTATATACAGCAAATGTTGGTGATTCTCGAATAGTATTGTTTAGAAACGGGAACAGCATAAGACTGACTTATGATCATAAGGCATCTGACACTTTGGAGATGCAGAGAGTTGAACAAGCAGGTGGCctgataatgaaaagtCGTGTAAATGGTATGCTGGCAGTGACGAGATCGTTAGGggataaattttttgatagtTTAGTAGTGGGCAGCCCATTTACCACGAGCGTAGAAATAACTTCTGAGGACAAATTTTTAATCCTAGCGTGTGATGGATTATGGGATGTTATTGATGATCAAGATGCATGCGAATTAATCAAGGATATTACTGAACCTAATGAAGCTGCAAAAGTCTTGGTTAGATATGCTTTGGAAAATGGCACAACAGATAATGTAACGGTCATGGTTGTCTTCCTCTAA
- the MED2 gene encoding Med2p (Subunit of the RNA polymerase II mediator complex; associates with core polymerase subunits to form the RNA polymerase II holoenzyme; essential for transcriptional regulation; relocalizes to the cytosol in response to hypoxia), translated as MVVQNSPVSSVHTANFSERGSNTRTMTYKNKLTVCFDDILKVGAEMMMQQQLKNVQLDSYLVNGFSQSQQKLLKEKVKLFHGILDDLETSLSQSSSYLETLTALGKEKEKEREEAEKKRAEQENMRKVREQEELKKRQELEEASQQQQLQQNSKEKNGLGLNFSTTAPANTTDANGSKENYQELGSLQSSSQTQLENANAANNGAAFSPLTTTRIQSQQAQPSDVMFNDLNSMDISMFSGLDSTGFDSTAFNATVDETKGFDDNDSGNNYNDINISSIENNINNNINSTKNGKDNNNESNKNNNGDEKNKNNNEDNENNNNSSEKNNNNNNNNNNNNDDNGNNNNNNSGNDNNNTTNNDSNNKNNSITTGNDNENIVNNDLPTTVVSNPGDNPPPADNGEEYLTLNDFNDLNIDWSTTGDNGELDLSGFNI; from the coding sequence ATGGTAGTACAAAATAGCCCAGTTTCGTCTGTTCACACAGCCAATTTCTCTGAACGGGGGAGCAATACCAGAACAATGACGTATAAAAATAAGCTTACTGTTTGCTTCGATGACATCCTAAAAGTTGGAGCAGAAATGATGATGCAACAACAGTTAAAAAATGTACAACTAGATTCTTATCTCGTCAATGGTTTCAGTCAATCTCAGcaaaaattattgaaagagaagGTTAAATTATTTCATGGAATTTTAGATGATTTAGAGACTTCTCTAAGCCAGAGTTCTTCATATTTAGAAACTCTTACTGCACTcggaaaagaaaaggagaaagaaagagaggaagctgaaaaaaagagggctgaacaagaaaatatgaGGAAGGTTagagaacaagaagaattaaaaaagCGACAAGAACTCGAAGAAGCCTCCCAACAGCAGCAACTCCAgcaaaattcaaaggaaaaaaatggccTTGGTTTGAACTTCTCCACAACAGCACCTGCGAACACAACGGATGCCAACGGTTCCAAAGAGAATTATCAAGAACTTGGATCTCTTCAATCATCCAGTCAAACACAACTTGAGAACGCAAATGCTGCTAATAACGGTGCCGCATTTTCTCCCTTAACCACTACTCGAATCCAAAGCCAGCAGGCCCAACCCTCGGATGTAATGTTCAACGATTTAAACTCTATGGATATTTCGATGTTTTCAGGCCTTGACAGTACTGGTTTTGACTCCACAGCCTTCAATGCCACGGTGGACGAAACCAAAGGCTTTGACGATAATGACTCAGGTAACAACTACAATGAcataaatatttcttctattgaaaacaacataaataataatatcaatagCACCAAGAACGGCAAGGATAACAACAACGAAAGCAACAAAAATAACAACGGcgatgaaaagaataagaaCAACAACGAGGACAACGagaacaacaacaacagcagtgagaagaacaacaataataataataataacaataacaacaatgacGATAACggcaacaacaacaacaacaacagtgGGAACGACAATAACAATACCACCAACAACGACAGCAATAACAAGAACAATTCTATCACTACCGgaaatgataatgaaaatatagTTAATAATGATTTACCAACGACCGTTGTTTCCAATCCTGGAGATAACCCTCCTCCAGCCGACAACGGTGAAGAATACTTGACATTAAATGATTTCAACGACCTTAATATTGACTGGTCGACCACTGGAGATAATGGCGAATTAGACCTCAGCGGCTTCAATATATAG
- the ATP16 gene encoding F1F0 ATP synthase subunit delta (Delta subunit of the central stalk of mitochondrial F1F0 ATP synthase; F1F0 ATP synthase is a large, evolutionarily conserved enzyme complex required for ATP synthesis; F1 translationally regulates ATP6 and ATP8 expression to achieve a balanced output of ATP synthase genes encoded in nucleus and mitochondria; phosphorylated) translates to MLRSIIGKSASRSLNFVAKRSYAEAAAASSGLKLQFALPHETLYSGSEVTQVNLPAKSGRIGVLANHVPTVEQLLPGVVEVMEGSNSKKFFISGGFATVQPDSQLCVTAIEAFPLESFSQENIKNLLAEAKKNVSSSDAREAAEAAIQVEVLENLQSVLK, encoded by the coding sequence ATGTTACGTTCAATTATTGGAAAGAGTGCATCAAGATCATTGAATTTCGTCGCTAAGCGTTCATATGCAGAAGCTGCTGCCGCATCATCAGGTTTGAAGTTACAATTTGCTCTACCACACGAAACTTTATATAGTGGCTCCGAAGTTACTCAAGTGAACCTGCCTGCTAAGTCAGGACGTATTGGTGTATTGGCCAACCATGTTCCCACCGTTGAACAATTACTACCAGGTGTCGTTGAAGTTATGGAAGGCTCTAACtctaaaaaattctttataTCAGGTGGATTTGCAACAGTTCAACCAGACTCGCAGTTATGTGTAACTGCAATTGAAGCTTTTCCATTGGAATCCTTTTCacaagaaaatataaaaaatttgttggCAGAAGCTAAGAAGAACGTTAGTTCATCTGATGCCAGGGAAGCCGCAGAAGCTGCAATTCAAGTAGAAGTTTTAGAAAACCTACAATCCGTATTGAAATAG